In the genome of Candidatus Binatus sp., one region contains:
- the queG gene encoding tRNA epoxyqueuosine(34) reductase QueG — MVEAAHRQGFALVGFALLRRLDERDDFYRRWLQDGRHGAMEYLALGPERRIDPRTLDARFKSIVSLAYPYAPPQTAAATSIDWRAQMRGRIAAYALGRDYHDYVLNAACAVAEAIADARPGAITRAYVDTGPVFEREWAAAARLGWFGKNTMLLNRDQGSYFFLAEIFTDAEFEPSREPYREHCGTCRRCLDLCPTGALADGYVMESRLCISYQTIENRGAIPVALRPKLANWIFGCDVCNEVCPWNGDASSEVNSKDLIPFLPDLLALDEGSFSRRFTGSAVKRAKRRGLLRNVAVALGNTRNPDAVSALARSLDSEKEPLVRAHAAWALGQIGGVDARRVLEAARARESDDSVLAEIRAARKII; from the coding sequence GTGGTTGAGGCTGCCCATCGGCAGGGTTTCGCGCTGGTCGGATTCGCGCTGCTTCGGCGGCTTGATGAACGAGACGATTTCTACCGTCGATGGCTCCAGGATGGCCGCCACGGTGCGATGGAATACCTCGCGCTCGGCCCCGAGCGCAGGATCGATCCGCGCACACTCGACGCGCGATTCAAATCGATCGTGAGCCTCGCCTATCCGTACGCGCCGCCGCAAACCGCGGCCGCAACCTCGATCGATTGGCGCGCTCAGATGCGCGGGCGAATCGCAGCGTACGCGCTCGGACGCGACTATCACGACTACGTGCTCAACGCGGCGTGCGCCGTCGCGGAAGCGATCGCGGATGCGCGGCCCGGTGCAATCACGCGCGCCTACGTCGATACCGGTCCGGTGTTCGAGCGCGAATGGGCCGCCGCCGCGCGCCTCGGATGGTTCGGCAAGAACACGATGCTGCTGAATCGCGATCAGGGCTCATACTTTTTTCTGGCCGAGATTTTCACCGACGCGGAGTTCGAGCCGTCGCGAGAGCCGTATCGCGAGCATTGCGGGACATGCCGGCGATGCCTCGATCTCTGCCCGACTGGCGCGCTCGCGGACGGCTACGTGATGGAATCGCGGCTCTGCATCTCGTATCAGACGATCGAGAATCGCGGCGCAATCCCGGTTGCTCTGCGGCCCAAGCTCGCTAACTGGATCTTCGGCTGCGACGTCTGCAACGAAGTCTGTCCCTGGAACGGGGATGCGAGTTCAGAGGTTAATTCGAAAGATCTCATTCCGTTTTTGCCCGACTTGCTGGCGCTCGACGAAGGCAGTTTCAGCCGGCGGTTCACCGGCAGCGCGGTCAAACGCGCAAAGCGGCGCGGATTGCTGCGCAACGTCGCAGTCGCGCTCGGCAACACGCGAAATCCCGATGCAGTGTCGGCGCTTGCACGATCGCTCGATTCAGAGAAAGAGCCTCTGGTGCGCGCGCATGCGGCGTGGGCGCTCGGACAAATCGGCGGCGTCGATGCTCGCCGCGTCCTCGAAGCGGCGCGAGCGCGGGAATCCGACGATTCGGTTCTCGCGGAAATCCGGGCGGCGCGCAAAATAATCTGA
- a CDS encoding (2Fe-2S)-binding protein has translation MSKKTLVEAKVNGETVEFLCEPRQSLLESLRDILELTGAKEGCLTGDCGACSVMVDGRVVDSCLMLGVEAQGCSITTVEGLATTGTLHSLQRKFLEHASLQCGICTPGFLMAAKGLLDRNPEPNEADVRYALAGNLCRCTGYDKIVKAVLDAAADLRSHGDGKAAAAR, from the coding sequence ATGTCCAAAAAGACACTGGTAGAAGCTAAGGTTAATGGCGAAACTGTCGAGTTCCTCTGCGAGCCGCGCCAAAGTCTGCTCGAGAGCCTGCGCGATATCCTCGAGCTGACCGGCGCGAAAGAAGGATGCCTCACGGGCGATTGCGGCGCCTGCAGCGTGATGGTCGACGGGCGCGTGGTGGATTCGTGCCTGATGCTCGGCGTCGAGGCGCAAGGCTGCAGCATCACCACCGTCGAGGGGCTCGCGACCACCGGCACCCTGCACTCTCTGCAGCGTAAGTTCCTCGAGCACGCCAGCCTGCAATGCGGGATCTGCACGCCGGGCTTTCTGATGGCGGCGAAGGGCCTACTCGATCGCAATCCGGAGCCCAACGAGGCGGACGTGCGGTATGCGCTGGCGGGGAATCTCTGCCGATGCACCGGTTACGACAAGATTGTAAAAGCGGTATTGGATGCGGCAGCCGACTTGCGTTCTCACGGCGACGGCAAAGCTGCGGCGGCGCGCTAG
- the fabG gene encoding 3-oxoacyl-[acyl-carrier-protein] reductase, whose protein sequence is MKDLEGKGIIITGATRGIGRALAIEVARRGANVSFNYVKSEQQADQLKAEIEGLGVKALAYKVDVGDLKSVREMVNATKKELGQIDGLVNNAGLTRDKVFVMMSEDDWNEVIRVNLTGAFNFARATVFMMMKAKRGSILNITSVSGLIGLPGQANYSASKAGLIGLTKSIAKEVGRLNVRVNALALGFIETDMTAALPEENRNQALAMIPLGRFGKVEDVAPLAAFLLSDAASYITGAVIQIDGGLAM, encoded by the coding sequence GTGAAAGACCTCGAAGGCAAGGGCATCATAATTACCGGTGCGACGCGCGGAATCGGACGCGCGCTCGCGATCGAAGTTGCGCGGCGGGGCGCCAACGTATCGTTCAACTACGTGAAGAGCGAACAACAGGCCGATCAGTTGAAGGCCGAAATCGAGGGGCTCGGCGTCAAGGCGCTCGCCTACAAAGTAGATGTCGGCGATCTGAAGAGCGTGCGCGAGATGGTCAATGCGACCAAGAAAGAGTTAGGACAAATCGATGGACTCGTCAACAACGCGGGCCTCACGCGCGATAAGGTTTTCGTGATGATGTCCGAGGACGACTGGAACGAGGTAATCCGCGTCAATCTGACGGGGGCGTTCAACTTCGCGCGCGCCACGGTGTTCATGATGATGAAGGCGAAGCGCGGATCGATCCTGAATATCACGTCGGTCAGCGGACTTATCGGGCTGCCGGGGCAGGCGAACTACTCGGCCTCGAAGGCGGGCCTGATCGGGCTGACCAAATCGATCGCGAAGGAAGTCGGGCGCCTGAATGTCCGCGTCAACGCGCTCGCGCTGGGCTTTATCGAGACCGACATGACTGCGGCGCTGCCGGAAGAGAATCGCAATCAGGCGCTCGCGATGATCCCGCTCGGCCGCTTCGGCAAAGTCGAGGATGTCGCGCCGCTCGCGGCTTTTCTGCTGAGCGACGCCGCTTCATACATTACGGGCGCGGTTATCCAGATCGACGGCGGCCTCGCGATGTAG
- a CDS encoding iron-sulfur cluster assembly accessory protein: MSHESHEHTETAPVERIDISSLPNVQLTPKAIGMVRKMRENEKLDALHGLRIGVTGGGCSGFQYSLNFDIEKEGDRVAEFDGVRIYVDEISLPYIAGTTLDYVEGLHGAGFRFDNPRASRTCGCGSSFSA, encoded by the coding sequence ATGTCCCACGAATCACACGAACACACCGAAACCGCGCCGGTCGAGCGAATCGACATCAGTTCGCTGCCCAACGTGCAGCTTACGCCGAAAGCGATCGGCATGGTCCGCAAGATGCGCGAGAACGAGAAGCTAGACGCGCTGCACGGACTGCGGATCGGCGTGACCGGCGGCGGATGCTCGGGCTTTCAATACTCGCTCAATTTCGACATCGAGAAGGAAGGCGACCGCGTCGCGGAATTCGACGGCGTGCGCATCTACGTCGATGAGATTTCGCTGCCGTACATCGCCGGCACGACGCTCGACTACGTCGAGGGCTTGCACGGCGCGGGCTTCCGCTTCGACAATCCCCGGGCGAGCCGCACCTGCGGATGCGGGTCGTCATTCAGCGCCTAG
- a CDS encoding MoaD/ThiS family protein codes for MATVIIPALLRKFTDGLDRVDVPGRTIREVIRNLGQRFPAIVEHLLEHDELKPSVAVSIDGEMATGGVLESVGATSEIHFIPAIGGGR; via the coding sequence ATGGCGACAGTGATCATTCCCGCCCTGCTGCGCAAGTTCACCGACGGCCTCGATCGCGTCGATGTGCCTGGGAGAACTATTCGCGAGGTTATCCGCAACCTCGGTCAGCGCTTCCCGGCGATCGTGGAGCATCTGCTGGAACACGACGAGCTCAAGCCGTCGGTGGCGGTTTCAATCGATGGCGAGATGGCGACCGGCGGGGTGCTCGAGAGCGTCGGCGCGACGAGCGAGATTCATTTCATTCCGGCGATAGGCGGCGGGCGCTAA
- a CDS encoding lactate utilization protein, producing the protein MAEAHKILATIKTALEAGERQQYLDLANNHAPVVPPTRRVPIAGPEHRAELATSLARELELVGGKFAGIVSPAELSNRIVTLAREIGAKVIAIGEGASLDMDAIGEALERADIKVVKAVPVADSERLTMREQIANADLGIAEAEYGIASTGTLAVISTETRPGSLTLLPTASLIIVQIDRVVHDLAAMLAAHGPARLIEHRLTLITGPSRTADIEKRIVLGVHGPKALHVIVVWPRDE; encoded by the coding sequence TTGGCCGAGGCTCACAAAATACTCGCGACGATCAAGACCGCGCTCGAAGCAGGCGAGAGGCAGCAATATCTCGACCTCGCGAACAATCATGCACCGGTTGTCCCGCCCACGCGGAGGGTGCCGATCGCCGGACCGGAGCATCGCGCGGAATTAGCTACTTCGCTGGCGCGCGAGCTTGAACTCGTCGGCGGCAAATTTGCCGGAATAGTCAGTCCAGCCGAACTGAGTAATCGAATCGTGACGCTGGCGCGCGAGATCGGCGCCAAAGTGATTGCGATTGGCGAGGGCGCCTCGCTCGACATGGACGCGATCGGCGAAGCGCTCGAGCGCGCGGACATCAAGGTAGTGAAAGCAGTTCCCGTCGCCGACTCCGAACGGTTGACAATGCGCGAACAAATAGCGAATGCGGACTTGGGAATCGCCGAGGCCGAGTACGGGATCGCGTCCACGGGCACGCTCGCCGTGATTTCGACCGAAACGCGGCCCGGTTCGCTGACGCTGTTGCCCACGGCGAGCCTGATAATCGTGCAAATCGATCGTGTCGTGCACGATCTTGCTGCGATGCTCGCCGCGCATGGTCCCGCGCGTCTGATCGAGCATCGCCTGACATTGATCACGGGGCCGAGCCGCACGGCTGACATCGAAAAGCGAATCGTGCTGGGAGTCCACGGCCCGAAAGCGCTGCACGTGATCGTGGTGTGGCCGCGCGATGAATGA
- a CDS encoding carboxymuconolactone decarboxylase family protein, which produces MGRLRQVSAAEATPEIRELYKQFFGDRDPVAQPGTATGTPGDYWTTFALVPDLLFQARNSLMALMQPGRKLPARLRELAIVRTGIVGDSKFEYSQHMKVARMVGLPEEKLAAIKGWAVSDKFTPVERAVMQATDELVGRNLVEDDTFAALKAHLPDEQIMELFYVIGLWRMHGMIVRALHLEYDHDTTARMVEVPAPAAK; this is translated from the coding sequence ATGGGACGACTACGTCAGGTATCAGCCGCGGAAGCGACGCCCGAAATCAGGGAACTCTACAAGCAATTTTTCGGCGATCGCGATCCGGTGGCGCAGCCCGGCACCGCGACCGGCACGCCCGGCGACTACTGGACCACCTTCGCGCTGGTGCCCGATTTGCTGTTCCAGGCGCGTAACTCGCTGATGGCCCTGATGCAGCCCGGCCGGAAACTACCGGCCCGACTGCGGGAACTCGCGATCGTCCGCACCGGGATCGTCGGCGACTCGAAGTTCGAATACTCTCAACACATGAAGGTCGCCCGGATGGTCGGGCTGCCCGAGGAAAAACTCGCCGCCATCAAGGGATGGGCGGTCAGCGACAAGTTCACGCCGGTCGAACGCGCCGTGATGCAAGCCACCGACGAACTGGTTGGCCGCAACCTGGTCGAAGACGACACCTTCGCCGCGCTCAAGGCCCATCTGCCCGACGAGCAAATCATGGAATTGTTCTACGTGATCGGGCTCTGGCGGATGCACGGGATGATCGTGCGCGCGTTGCATCTCGAGTACGACCACGACACCACCGCCCGGATGGTCGAGGTGCCCGCGCCGGCGGCGAAGTAG
- a CDS encoding (Fe-S)-binding protein codes for MNEVQLFSTCLAEEFFPQVNDAAATVLERLRVKVIPVRRAFCCGQVAFNEGLRQEAVGLARRFLKSVKPGIPIVAPSGSCTSMLKIFYGDLLANEPALAEKAAAIRPWIFEFSQFLVNVLKVKYVGARYERAVAYHPSCHLMRELNVRSEPMTLLSAVSGIKLCEVRDREECCGFGGMFSVKFAHISAAMLGDKMARIKDSGAEVVVSNDCGCLMQIGGGLNRAGAAIETRHLAEILAAR; via the coding sequence ATGAATGAAGTCCAGTTGTTTTCGACCTGCCTTGCCGAGGAATTTTTTCCGCAGGTCAACGACGCCGCCGCGACCGTGCTCGAACGGCTGCGCGTCAAGGTCATCCCGGTGCGCCGCGCGTTTTGCTGCGGCCAGGTCGCATTCAACGAGGGACTCCGCCAAGAGGCGGTGGGCCTCGCGCGCCGCTTTCTCAAATCTGTCAAGCCGGGCATTCCAATCGTGGCGCCGTCGGGCTCGTGCACCAGTATGCTCAAAATTTTCTATGGCGACTTGCTGGCGAATGAGCCGGCGCTCGCCGAAAAGGCCGCCGCGATTCGTCCGTGGATCTTCGAGTTCTCGCAATTCCTGGTCAACGTACTCAAGGTCAAATACGTCGGCGCGCGATACGAGCGCGCGGTCGCATACCATCCGTCGTGTCATCTGATGCGCGAGCTGAACGTGCGCAGCGAGCCGATGACGCTGCTCAGCGCGGTCAGCGGAATCAAGCTATGCGAGGTGCGCGATCGCGAGGAGTGTTGCGGTTTCGGCGGGATGTTCTCGGTCAAGTTCGCGCATATCTCGGCCGCGATGCTCGGCGACAAGATGGCGCGCATCAAGGACAGCGGCGCGGAAGTCGTGGTGTCGAACGATTGCGGCTGCCTGATGCAAATCGGCGGCGGACTGAATCGCGCGGGCGCCGCGATCGAAACGCGGCATCTCGCGGAGATTTTAGCGGCACGCTAG
- a CDS encoding nuclear transport factor 2 family protein: protein MKNFEHPDAKAYEGILTDDFEFEMMGRLPGIEPMRGKAVFLKSMPNTLKAMFPKGLNMTFQTVVGEGPHVAIQAASDTVSSNGKKYANRYHFYFMFKGDKLAQVREYNDVNDVREVFTS from the coding sequence CTGAAGAACTTCGAGCATCCCGACGCGAAAGCATACGAGGGCATCCTGACCGACGATTTCGAATTCGAGATGATGGGCCGCTTGCCCGGGATCGAGCCGATGCGGGGCAAAGCCGTCTTCCTGAAATCGATGCCGAATACGCTGAAAGCGATGTTCCCCAAGGGCCTCAACATGACGTTCCAGACCGTGGTCGGAGAAGGGCCGCACGTCGCGATCCAGGCGGCGTCGGACACGGTCTCATCCAACGGCAAGAAGTACGCGAATCGGTATCACTTCTATTTTATGTTCAAGGGCGACAAGCTCGCGCAGGTCCGCGAGTACAACGACGTGAACGACGTCCGCGAAGTTTTCACGAGCTGA
- a CDS encoding SirB1 family protein encodes MIGANPMNDARREFAMLAAREPVPLARGALLIAKEEYPDLDVEAWLDQLAALAREAEPIVRAGSDTVEKIHLLSHFLFELKGFEGNAENFGDPRNSFLNKVIKRRLGIPITLSIIYLEVGRRLGINLYGVSFPTHFLVKAVDERGELIIDPFAGGKILALDEIRARLTQIYGQPVDLHPTMLKAVGARHILTRVLRNLKNIYANASDWNRTLAALDRILLLDPRALEELVERGGIYERLECFKPALDDYQSFLSQAPEHPAAETAREAVLRLVRQVALIN; translated from the coding sequence GTGATTGGTGCCAATCCGATGAATGACGCGCGGCGCGAATTCGCGATGCTTGCGGCCCGGGAGCCAGTGCCATTGGCGCGGGGCGCGCTGCTGATCGCGAAGGAGGAATATCCGGACCTCGATGTCGAAGCGTGGCTCGATCAGCTTGCGGCGCTCGCGCGCGAGGCGGAGCCGATCGTGCGCGCGGGCTCGGACACCGTCGAGAAAATCCATCTGCTCTCACACTTCCTGTTCGAGCTGAAGGGATTCGAGGGCAACGCGGAAAATTTCGGCGACCCGCGCAATTCATTTCTCAATAAAGTGATCAAGCGCCGCCTTGGCATTCCGATCACCTTGTCGATCATCTACCTCGAAGTCGGACGCCGCCTCGGAATCAATCTGTACGGCGTGTCGTTCCCGACTCATTTCCTGGTCAAGGCGGTGGACGAACGCGGCGAACTGATTATCGATCCGTTTGCGGGCGGCAAAATTCTCGCGCTCGACGAAATCCGCGCGCGCCTGACGCAGATTTATGGACAACCGGTCGACCTGCATCCCACGATGCTGAAAGCCGTGGGCGCGCGGCATATTCTCACGCGGGTTTTGCGCAATCTCAAAAATATCTACGCCAACGCGTCGGACTGGAATCGCACGCTGGCGGCGCTCGATCGCATCCTGCTGCTCGATCCGCGCGCGCTCGAGGAATTGGTCGAACGCGGTGGTATCTACGAGCGCCTCGAATGCTTCAAGCCGGCGCTCGACGACTACCAGAGTTTTCTTTCGCAGGCGCCGGAGCATCCTGCCGCCGAAACGGCGCGGGAAGCGGTGCTGCGGCTGGTGCGCCAGGTCGCGCTGATCAACTAA
- a CDS encoding xanthine dehydrogenase family protein molybdopterin-binding subunit, with translation MAESTTTGKYKVIGTRPIRHDGADKVTGRAKYGADYTFPGMLHGKVLRSPHAHAIIKSINFDKALKLPGVKAIVTHKDLPSVADKLEQAGEMAINPHHLSLNILAHDRALYDGHAIAAVAAINGHIAEEAVRMIEVEYEVLPPVMTVDDAMKPGATILHKGLRNQEEGDKQTNVAQHYQFKRGDVAEAFKGADYIVEREFKTAMVHQGYIEPHNAVGIYSSDGTATIYCSTQGPFEVRSLSAQVLGMPVGKIRVVPAEIGGGFGGKTTVYLEPLSVLLSKKTGAPVKMVMTRAEVLRASGPTSGSKIKVKMGATKAGKLVAAEIWMAYEAGAFPGSPVGAGAMCIITPYKVENFLIDAYDVVCNRPKTAAYRAPGATNAAFASETVIDELAEKCGIDPIDFRIQNGVKEGDLQTVGPPFKRIGFIQTCEAIKNSDHYKSKLTGKNRGRGVASGFWFNAGMNSSATVNIHADGTASVVTGSPDIGGSRASMAMITAEVLGLSVNEVRPVTADTDSIGHTDVTGGSRVTFATGMAVYEAAQDAVKQMINRASKVWEKKPEEVEFRDGKFFAKGNGVPPMTIKDLAPRLSRTGGPITGRASVNGRGVGPGFATTCVDVEVDPETGKVQILRATIAQDAGKAIHPSYVEGQMQGGTAQGLGWGLNEEYFYDDKGILRNSGLLDYRMPTCLDLPMIETCIVEEANPGHPLGVRGVGEASIIPPPAALANAIYRAVGVRMLETPMSPPKVLKAILKHQSSAHHSAAAD, from the coding sequence ATGGCGGAATCAACTACCACCGGCAAATACAAAGTAATCGGCACCCGTCCGATTCGGCACGACGGCGCAGACAAAGTGACCGGGCGCGCGAAGTACGGCGCTGACTACACCTTTCCCGGGATGCTGCACGGCAAGGTGCTGCGCAGCCCGCACGCGCACGCGATCATCAAGTCGATCAATTTCGACAAGGCGCTCAAGCTGCCTGGCGTGAAGGCGATCGTGACGCACAAGGATTTGCCGTCGGTCGCCGACAAGCTCGAGCAAGCCGGCGAGATGGCAATCAATCCGCATCACCTTTCGTTGAACATCCTGGCGCACGACCGCGCGCTGTATGACGGCCATGCGATCGCAGCGGTGGCGGCGATCAACGGCCACATCGCCGAAGAAGCGGTGCGGATGATCGAAGTCGAGTACGAAGTGTTGCCGCCGGTGATGACGGTGGACGACGCGATGAAGCCGGGTGCTACGATTCTGCACAAGGGCTTGCGCAACCAGGAAGAAGGCGACAAGCAAACCAACGTCGCGCAGCACTACCAGTTCAAGCGAGGCGACGTGGCCGAGGCCTTCAAGGGCGCGGATTACATCGTCGAGCGCGAGTTCAAGACCGCGATGGTGCACCAGGGATATATCGAGCCGCACAACGCGGTCGGTATCTACAGTTCGGACGGCACCGCGACGATCTACTGCTCGACCCAGGGCCCCTTCGAGGTCCGATCCTTGAGCGCCCAGGTGCTCGGAATGCCGGTCGGCAAGATTCGCGTGGTGCCCGCTGAAATCGGCGGCGGCTTCGGCGGCAAGACCACGGTCTATCTCGAGCCGCTGTCGGTCTTGCTCTCGAAGAAGACCGGCGCGCCGGTGAAGATGGTGATGACGCGGGCCGAGGTTCTGCGCGCGAGCGGACCGACCTCAGGATCGAAAATCAAGGTGAAGATGGGCGCGACCAAGGCTGGCAAGCTGGTTGCGGCTGAAATCTGGATGGCGTACGAGGCGGGCGCGTTCCCCGGTTCGCCGGTCGGCGCGGGCGCGATGTGTATCATCACGCCGTACAAGGTCGAGAATTTCCTCATCGATGCGTACGACGTAGTCTGCAATCGGCCCAAGACCGCGGCCTATCGCGCGCCGGGCGCGACCAACGCCGCGTTCGCGTCGGAGACGGTGATCGACGAGCTGGCCGAAAAGTGCGGAATCGATCCGATCGATTTCCGCATCCAGAACGGCGTCAAAGAAGGCGACCTGCAGACGGTCGGACCTCCGTTCAAGCGCATCGGATTTATCCAGACCTGCGAAGCGATCAAGAATAGCGATCACTACAAGTCGAAGCTGACCGGCAAGAATCGCGGCCGCGGCGTCGCGTCTGGCTTCTGGTTCAACGCCGGGATGAACTCATCGGCCACCGTGAATATCCACGCCGACGGCACCGCCAGCGTCGTGACTGGTTCACCGGATATCGGCGGTTCGCGCGCCTCGATGGCGATGATCACGGCCGAGGTGCTCGGACTTTCAGTCAACGAGGTGCGTCCAGTAACCGCGGATACCGACTCGATCGGGCATACCGATGTAACCGGCGGCAGCCGCGTCACGTTCGCCACCGGCATGGCCGTTTACGAGGCGGCGCAGGATGCGGTCAAACAAATGATCAATCGCGCATCCAAGGTGTGGGAGAAGAAGCCCGAGGAAGTCGAATTCCGCGATGGCAAGTTCTTCGCGAAGGGCAACGGCGTGCCGCCGATGACGATCAAGGACCTGGCGCCGCGCTTAAGCCGCACCGGCGGACCAATCACTGGCCGCGCGAGCGTCAACGGACGCGGCGTCGGACCTGGCTTTGCGACCACCTGCGTGGACGTCGAAGTCGATCCCGAAACCGGCAAGGTGCAGATCCTCCGAGCCACGATCGCGCAGGATGCGGGCAAGGCAATTCATCCGAGCTACGTCGAAGGCCAGATGCAAGGCGGTACCGCGCAGGGACTCGGATGGGGCCTCAACGAAGAGTACTTCTACGACGACAAGGGCATCCTGCGTAACAGTGGATTGCTCGACTACCGGATGCCGACCTGCCTCGACCTGCCGATGATCGAAACCTGCATCGTCGAGGAAGCCAACCCAGGGCACCCGCTGGGCGTTCGCGGCGTGGGCGAAGCGTCGATCATACCGCCGCCTGCGGCGCTGGCCAACGCGATCTATCGAGCAGTGGGCGTCCGGATGCTCGAGACGCCGATGTCGCCGCCGAAGGTGCTGAAGGCAATCCTGAAGCATCAATCGAGCGCGCATCATTCGGCGGCGGCCGACTAA
- a CDS encoding LutB/LldF family L-lactate oxidation iron-sulfur protein — MAASPKGDFFDSSRAAVQDRELQRKLESASTRHLDHFAIVKAEFPLYEAEKDAAHRIKTDAIAHLDELLIQLTDKLHANGCKVFFAENAEQARKYIVDLAKAKGATRVVKGKSMTTEEIELNPAFKAAGIDPVETDLGEYIVQLRGEGPSHIITPAIHLSKEDIGHLFTEQFGIEYTSEPEKLTAEARQRLRAIFLTADFGITGVNFAIAETGTLIVVENEGNGRLSSSMPDTFVAIMGIEKVIPRLADLSHFLEILARTATGQKLTTYTSFISGPRREGELDGPREMHVVILDNGRSAMLADPVLREALNCIRCGACLNVCPIYRRIGGHAYKSVYPGPIGSIVSPNLFGSAAGYLPFASTLCGACKDICPVKINIPRILLHLRWKETEGERPLKWPAALEGARAGARRFAGIARHPRTIRMLGRLAAQMLKPFAHNGYLRRMPSPFSNWTKYRNFPRPHPHKRRPASSEVREP, encoded by the coding sequence ATGGCCGCATCACCGAAAGGCGACTTCTTCGATTCGAGCAGAGCCGCCGTTCAGGATCGCGAACTGCAGCGCAAGCTCGAGAGCGCCAGCACGCGTCATCTCGATCACTTCGCAATCGTCAAGGCCGAATTCCCGCTGTACGAAGCCGAGAAAGACGCGGCGCATCGAATCAAGACCGACGCGATTGCGCATCTCGACGAGTTGCTGATTCAGCTCACCGACAAGCTGCACGCCAACGGATGCAAGGTGTTCTTCGCCGAGAACGCGGAGCAGGCGCGCAAGTACATCGTCGATCTGGCGAAAGCGAAAGGCGCGACCCGCGTCGTCAAGGGAAAATCGATGACGACCGAAGAGATCGAGCTGAATCCCGCATTCAAGGCGGCGGGAATCGATCCGGTCGAGACTGATCTCGGCGAGTATATCGTGCAGCTTCGCGGCGAAGGTCCGTCGCACATCATCACGCCGGCGATTCATCTGTCGAAAGAAGACATCGGGCATTTATTCACCGAGCAGTTCGGAATTGAATATACCTCCGAGCCCGAAAAACTCACGGCTGAAGCGCGCCAGCGGCTGCGCGCGATTTTTCTCACCGCCGATTTCGGCATCACCGGCGTCAATTTCGCGATCGCGGAGACGGGCACGCTGATCGTCGTCGAGAACGAGGGCAACGGACGTTTGTCGAGTTCGATGCCGGATACGTTCGTCGCGATAATGGGAATCGAAAAAGTGATTCCGCGGCTCGCGGACTTGAGCCACTTTCTGGAAATTCTCGCGCGCACCGCGACCGGACAGAAACTGACCACCTACACCAGTTTCATCTCCGGGCCGCGGCGGGAAGGCGAACTCGATGGTCCGCGCGAGATGCATGTCGTGATTCTCGACAACGGGCGCAGCGCGATGCTCGCCGATCCGGTGTTGCGGGAAGCGCTCAACTGCATCCGCTGCGGCGCGTGTCTGAACGTCTGTCCGATCTATCGCAGAATCGGCGGTCACGCATACAAGTCAGTATATCCGGGACCGATTGGGTCAATAGTCAGTCCAAATCTATTTGGCAGTGCGGCTGGCTATCTGCCGTTCGCCTCGACTCTGTGCGGTGCGTGCAAGGATATTTGTCCTGTGAAGATCAATATTCCGCGCATCCTGCTGCATCTGCGATGGAAGGAAACCGAGGGCGAGCGTCCGCTCAAATGGCCGGCGGCGCTGGAAGGCGCACGGGCGGGGGCGCGGCGATTCGCCGGCATCGCGCGGCATCCGCGGACCATCCGGATGCTCGGGCGGCTGGCCGCGCAGATGCTGAAGCCATTCGCGCACAACGGTTATCTCCGCCGGATGCCATCACCGTTCAGCAACTGGACGAAATACCGAAACTTCCCGCGACCGCATCCGCATAAGCGCCGGCCGGCATCGTCCGAAGTTCGGGAGCCTTGA
- a CDS encoding DUF952 domain-containing protein: MIFHIVKRSEWEAAARIGSYRPASVDAEGFIHCSTLAQLIGTANRFYRGEKDLVVLCIDENRLAMPLKFEGPSMPDHDKLDRENADELFPHIYGALNLEAVTRVIELRCAADGRFAMPDELREA; this comes from the coding sequence ATGATTTTTCATATCGTAAAGAGATCGGAGTGGGAAGCGGCGGCGCGAATCGGATCCTATCGCCCGGCGAGCGTCGATGCGGAAGGCTTCATTCATTGCTCGACGCTCGCGCAATTGATCGGCACTGCGAATCGATTTTATCGTGGAGAGAAAGATTTGGTCGTGCTCTGTATCGACGAGAATAGGCTGGCGATGCCGCTGAAGTTCGAAGGTCCATCGATGCCCGATCATGACAAGCTGGATCGTGAAAACGCAGACGAATTGTTCCCGCACATTTATGGAGCGCTGAATCTCGAGGCGGTGACGAGGGTCATCGAGTTGCGGTGTGCCGCCGATGGACGGTTCGCGATGCCCGACGAATTGCGCGAAGCCTAG